A stretch of Lentibacillus sp. JNUCC-1 DNA encodes these proteins:
- a CDS encoding FAD-dependent oxidoreductase, translated as MDADVAVIGLGTIGSMTCWNLSKKGVSVLGFEQFGIGHDRSAHGGGSRRFVVASSSMNHTAFSKESHQLYRELEEDTGQQLLSSGGTLTIGDPNTDRMKNVIKCVEAYNIPHEILDKDETKRRFPMHDLFDGEIAVFDKLGGVLRPEQIVVTAVNRSRQLGAKVYTYTKVTGIEPDANGVTIHTDNEQTFRVGKVIISAGPWANEVYPDIKNIFEVHRIIMTWFVPKDTAQFTEDKFPNFSRVSGDRHIIGTPIIDGRLVRVSGAHAMKVLNNANEFDKNVDVQDILEVRESLKHLMPGINPDPVSTIPFMDGYTTDQLPLVGATKKSKNILLMCGFSGSGFSQGSAMANIAGKLAAGEKVSHSIDHLSPKRFDL; from the coding sequence GTGGATGCGGATGTAGCAGTTATAGGCTTAGGGACCATTGGCAGCATGACATGTTGGAATTTATCTAAAAAAGGGGTTTCTGTCTTAGGTTTCGAACAGTTCGGAATCGGACATGATCGCTCTGCGCATGGAGGCGGATCAAGAAGGTTTGTAGTTGCTTCAAGTTCAATGAACCATACGGCCTTTAGTAAAGAATCACATCAATTGTATCGTGAGCTGGAAGAGGATACCGGGCAGCAATTACTATCCTCAGGCGGTACACTAACAATTGGAGACCCTAATACGGATAGGATGAAAAATGTCATAAAGTGTGTAGAGGCGTACAATATACCTCACGAAATTTTAGACAAAGATGAAACCAAAAGACGCTTTCCCATGCATGATCTCTTTGATGGGGAAATCGCGGTCTTTGATAAGTTGGGTGGAGTGCTGAGACCCGAGCAAATAGTTGTCACTGCTGTAAATCGCTCTCGTCAATTAGGTGCTAAAGTCTACACCTACACTAAAGTGACTGGGATAGAACCCGATGCAAACGGTGTGACAATTCATACTGACAACGAACAAACATTTAGGGTTGGTAAAGTTATTATTTCAGCTGGACCATGGGCTAACGAAGTTTATCCTGATATAAAGAATATATTTGAAGTGCATAGAATTATTATGACATGGTTTGTTCCAAAAGATACTGCTCAATTTACAGAAGATAAGTTTCCAAACTTCTCCAGAGTAAGCGGAGATCGACATATAATCGGTACGCCTATAATCGATGGAAGACTTGTAAGAGTCAGCGGAGCCCATGCTATGAAGGTTTTAAATAATGCAAACGAGTTTGATAAAAATGTGGATGTGCAAGATATTCTTGAGGTAAGAGAATCCTTGAAACACCTTATGCCAGGAATTAATCCGGATCCTGTATCCACTATCCCATTTATGGATGGATACACTACTGATCAATTACCATTAGTGGGTGCAACAAAGAAAAGCAAAAACATTTTATTGATGTGTGGTTTCTCGGGATCAGGTTTTTCTCAAGGCTCTGCCATGGCAAACATTGCGGGTAAGTTAGCAGCAGGTGAAAAAGTTAGTCATTCAATAGACCATCTTTCTCCTAAAAGATTCGATCTATAA